A genome region from Leifsonia sp. Root112D2 includes the following:
- the tig gene encoding trigger factor → MKTTVEKLSPTRVKLTLEVTPEELKPSITHAYGHIAEQVNIPGFRKGKVPPAIIDQRVGRGEVIQHAVNEGLDGFFRTAVEEQELRTLGRPEADIVEWPSEKDFSGDLKLTIEVDVRPEVTLPDYAGIELTVDAVAVTALEVTDELDNLRSRFGTLVTVDRPAKTGDFAQIDLVAVIGGEEVDTANSISYEIGSGDLIDGIDEALDSLSAGETTTFKAPLMGGDHEGEDAEITVTLIAVKERELPDADDDFAQIASEFDTIDELRASLRTQVEKSKALGQGTEARDQLVDKLLELVEIPVPEKLVEDEVHRHLENEDRLEDDVHRAEVAESSEKTFRTQILLDEVAQIEKVNVSQDELTQYLIQGAAQYGMEPNEFVKVLSENNQIPAMVGEVARNKALAIVLGRVKVVDSKGKPVDLSEFIAVPEDDAEQLIGDIEADEAAASADAEEAPAEKPAKKPAAKKAAAKKPAAKKSAKE, encoded by the coding sequence GTGAAGACGACGGTCGAAAAGCTCAGCCCCACGCGTGTGAAGCTCACCCTCGAGGTGACGCCCGAAGAGCTCAAGCCGAGCATCACCCACGCCTATGGACACATCGCCGAGCAGGTGAACATTCCCGGCTTCCGCAAAGGCAAGGTGCCGCCGGCGATCATCGACCAGCGGGTCGGTCGCGGCGAGGTCATCCAGCACGCGGTCAACGAAGGACTCGACGGCTTCTTCCGCACCGCGGTTGAGGAGCAGGAACTGCGCACCCTCGGCCGCCCCGAGGCCGACATTGTCGAGTGGCCGAGCGAGAAAGACTTCTCCGGTGACCTGAAGCTCACCATCGAGGTCGATGTGCGCCCCGAGGTCACCCTGCCCGACTACGCCGGCATCGAGCTCACGGTTGACGCCGTCGCGGTCACTGCGCTCGAAGTTACCGACGAGCTCGACAACCTGCGCAGCCGCTTCGGCACGCTCGTCACCGTCGATCGCCCCGCCAAGACCGGTGACTTCGCCCAGATCGACCTGGTCGCCGTCATCGGTGGCGAAGAAGTCGACACGGCGAACAGCATCTCTTACGAGATCGGCAGCGGCGACCTCATCGACGGCATCGACGAGGCGCTCGACTCGCTCAGTGCCGGCGAGACCACCACCTTTAAGGCGCCGCTCATGGGTGGAGACCACGAGGGCGAAGACGCCGAGATCACCGTCACGCTGATCGCCGTCAAGGAGCGCGAGCTTCCGGATGCCGATGACGACTTCGCGCAGATCGCCAGCGAATTCGACACCATCGACGAACTGCGCGCCAGCCTGCGCACGCAGGTCGAGAAGTCGAAGGCGCTCGGCCAGGGCACCGAGGCTCGCGACCAGCTCGTCGACAAGTTGCTCGAGCTCGTCGAGATTCCCGTTCCGGAGAAGCTCGTCGAAGACGAGGTACACCGTCACCTCGAGAATGAGGACCGTCTCGAAGACGACGTGCACCGTGCCGAGGTCGCCGAGTCGAGCGAGAAGACGTTCCGCACGCAGATTCTCCTCGACGAGGTCGCCCAGATCGAGAAGGTCAACGTCAGCCAGGACGAGCTCACGCAGTACCTCATCCAGGGCGCCGCGCAGTACGGCATGGAGCCTAACGAATTCGTCAAGGTGCTCAGCGAGAATAACCAGATTCCCGCCATGGTCGGCGAGGTCGCCCGCAACAAGGCGCTGGCGATCGTGCTCGGCCGGGTGAAGGTTGTCGACAGCAAGGGCAAGCCGGTTGACCTCTCCGAGTTCATCGCGGTTCCTGAGGATGACGCAGAGCAGCTCATCGGTGACATCGAAGCTGACGAGGCGGCAGCATCCGCCGACGCCGAGGAGGCTCCCGCCGAGAAGCCGGCGAAGAAGCCCGCAGCAAAGAAAGCTGCAGCCAAGAAGCCTGCCGCGAAGAAGTCCGCGAAGGAATAG
- a CDS encoding SCO7613 C-terminal domain-containing membrane protein, whose product MTDAQGPADSPHARRIWPQNPGLFTDVTVCPACFTSLRSPVCSGCGLDLSVPRASELLAIGQRLVQSEEERQRVITRMRAEQVAAAAALAQAQVPAPEKAAPTVAAAIALSPAPRAVAASAPPAAAASAPLDAVTVPRRSSVQVLLLTLGVVLVSVAAAFFLFIAYVIASVEVRAVMTALASVLVFGVAWMLRVRRLRGTAEGIAIVAIVLLLLDVWLVRANGLFGSGDVDASIFTGMSLLILSLVFLVVDRVTGLRVPGIAWASLAPIGIYLLVLGVLLSVQSVGTGWTALGAVGVLSLTTPLLRERPTESTIIRVAGFLATSVAIPAAIAATPGSVSVRIMAFLLLSLLWIAILLVNRGGHPFWHRYAAMAAGLTLVLAVVVPVLDTVDAGDLVWVPATCAAALAVLVAALARYSRLAAVRRAVLDAFIPIAAVAALAIMPALVLGAISYLAVLTGLGSRWRYGPLDAHDFPTSMVLGGLGWGAVLAPLCGAVLLAAALWFFGRLNTYFAFCVALLAAALLSAGALSSTAIASVVFACAAAAAIVSLVVWRTPLTVSTRVVYAATGALAVLALCSVGFSSTAVWPFSTIIAFFFVVLARMLVHRMTRASIGRGIGAFLSGGAAVIGIVFVANLPEWLSRVGSDPWAMSADGAFWTVLATAATLAALAVMTPRILPRTDAAALSLIAGVALVVAAAGVFFTPTRYGVTDSTGTRLITLGVIGLLCVLWQLMPRSAGWPQRVVFAAAAPIGLALFALELTNDALPSDAAAASALPLAAIVAAALAFVLLPLDRERAARLAWDAATVLVSLVILVTAVAVASDYLWLCLLLLALVPLLLAAGHGGVFRTTSAWRHVAWLSLPLAVAGLWSYLGRHGTAAPEPYSLPVAGLLAVLAVLVCWRRSPLTHGLVGRNALATAAAALAVLPSVFSVTADAPARPVVLVAVGAALLLVSPVLPHELRGVRLPLIASASGAVAALGAGTIRSLVLVSERGDTGFGLEGWILPGVAAAAIAASVWALRGNAPRWAAESLVVLAVAAFAVPEAAAILSGEYPTLRLLITLGLLGATHIGAVLLARAPLGRASEWVSLAVMAVLAFAAITTGHADPFEFATVPLAIALGAAGFVRLDERDSTGSWVQLGPATAVLLVPSLLADFGPSPLWRVITLGIIAIVIVIVAVLQRLQAPLLIAAGVLVVHAIAQLWPWISAAYEAVQWWLWLGIGGVILIVLAATYEKRIRDVKAFARSISSLR is encoded by the coding sequence ATGACTGACGCACAAGGGCCAGCCGATTCGCCGCATGCGCGCCGCATTTGGCCGCAGAACCCGGGTCTCTTCACGGATGTGACCGTGTGCCCGGCATGCTTCACCTCGTTGCGGAGCCCGGTGTGTTCCGGGTGCGGGCTGGACCTCTCGGTACCACGCGCATCCGAGTTGCTGGCAATTGGCCAGCGTCTGGTGCAGTCGGAGGAGGAGCGCCAGCGGGTCATCACACGGATGCGCGCTGAGCAGGTGGCTGCCGCCGCAGCCCTGGCGCAGGCACAGGTACCGGCACCGGAGAAAGCAGCGCCGACTGTTGCGGCGGCGATCGCTCTTTCACCGGCTCCCCGGGCGGTGGCCGCATCCGCTCCCCCGGCGGCCGCCGCATCCGCTCCGCTGGACGCCGTGACTGTGCCCCGGCGTTCGAGTGTGCAGGTATTGCTGCTGACGCTCGGCGTCGTGCTCGTGTCGGTGGCTGCCGCGTTCTTCCTCTTCATTGCGTACGTGATCGCGTCCGTCGAGGTGCGCGCGGTCATGACGGCGCTGGCGAGCGTCCTTGTCTTCGGCGTTGCCTGGATGCTGCGCGTGCGCCGGTTACGCGGCACAGCAGAAGGGATAGCAATCGTCGCCATCGTGCTGCTGTTGCTCGATGTGTGGCTCGTGCGTGCCAACGGGCTCTTCGGAAGTGGCGATGTCGACGCGTCGATCTTCACCGGCATGAGCCTGTTGATTCTGTCCTTGGTGTTCCTGGTCGTCGATCGCGTCACGGGTCTACGTGTGCCCGGAATAGCCTGGGCCTCGCTCGCACCGATCGGCATCTACCTGTTGGTGCTCGGCGTTCTCCTCTCCGTGCAGTCCGTCGGAACGGGGTGGACCGCGCTGGGCGCCGTCGGCGTACTCTCGCTGACTACTCCATTGTTGCGCGAGCGGCCGACCGAGAGCACGATCATTCGGGTAGCCGGGTTCCTGGCGACAAGCGTCGCGATACCTGCCGCCATTGCCGCAACCCCGGGTTCCGTTTCGGTGCGGATCATGGCCTTCCTTCTCTTGAGTCTGCTGTGGATCGCGATTCTGCTGGTCAACCGCGGCGGGCATCCGTTCTGGCATCGCTATGCGGCGATGGCCGCGGGCCTGACGCTGGTGCTTGCGGTCGTGGTGCCGGTGCTCGACACCGTGGATGCCGGCGACCTGGTCTGGGTGCCGGCCACCTGCGCTGCCGCCCTCGCCGTGCTCGTGGCAGCGTTGGCGCGCTACAGTCGCCTTGCCGCGGTGCGCCGCGCGGTACTCGACGCGTTCATCCCGATTGCTGCGGTGGCTGCACTGGCGATCATGCCGGCTCTGGTTCTGGGCGCGATCTCGTATCTGGCCGTGCTCACAGGCCTCGGCAGCCGCTGGCGCTACGGGCCTCTTGACGCTCACGACTTTCCGACCAGCATGGTGTTGGGCGGGCTTGGCTGGGGTGCGGTGCTCGCGCCGCTCTGTGGCGCGGTGCTGCTCGCGGCCGCACTCTGGTTTTTTGGGCGGCTGAACACGTACTTCGCGTTCTGCGTCGCGCTTCTTGCAGCCGCCCTGCTGTCGGCGGGCGCCCTCTCGAGCACAGCCATCGCATCCGTCGTCTTCGCCTGCGCAGCGGCTGCGGCCATCGTCTCGCTGGTCGTATGGCGCACCCCCCTCACCGTGAGCACGCGCGTCGTGTATGCCGCGACCGGCGCTCTCGCGGTTCTGGCGTTGTGCTCGGTCGGCTTCAGCAGCACGGCGGTCTGGCCGTTCAGCACGATCATCGCCTTCTTTTTCGTCGTGCTTGCCCGAATGCTCGTGCATCGCATGACGCGCGCCTCAATCGGGCGCGGGATCGGCGCTTTTCTCAGCGGGGGCGCGGCGGTCATCGGCATCGTTTTCGTGGCGAATCTGCCCGAATGGCTTTCCCGCGTCGGCAGCGACCCATGGGCGATGTCGGCGGACGGTGCGTTCTGGACGGTTCTGGCTACCGCTGCCACCCTGGCAGCTTTAGCGGTCATGACCCCCCGCATCCTGCCTCGAACGGATGCCGCAGCCCTGAGTCTCATCGCGGGTGTTGCGCTGGTTGTCGCCGCAGCCGGGGTCTTCTTCACCCCGACGCGATACGGCGTAACAGACTCAACCGGCACGCGGCTGATCACCCTCGGTGTGATCGGTCTGCTCTGTGTGCTGTGGCAGCTCATGCCGCGTAGTGCGGGCTGGCCGCAGCGTGTCGTGTTCGCCGCAGCAGCCCCGATTGGACTCGCGCTTTTCGCATTAGAGCTCACGAACGATGCACTGCCCTCCGACGCCGCGGCGGCATCCGCTCTTCCGCTCGCCGCGATAGTGGCTGCCGCTCTGGCCTTTGTGCTACTTCCGCTCGACCGGGAACGTGCCGCGCGCCTCGCCTGGGACGCTGCGACGGTGCTCGTCAGCCTCGTGATTCTGGTGACCGCAGTCGCAGTCGCCTCCGATTACCTGTGGCTGTGCCTGCTGCTGCTCGCTCTTGTGCCGCTGCTGCTCGCGGCCGGCCATGGCGGGGTGTTTCGCACCACCAGCGCGTGGCGTCACGTCGCGTGGCTGTCGCTGCCGCTGGCCGTTGCCGGCCTGTGGTCGTATCTCGGTCGGCACGGCACGGCCGCGCCAGAGCCGTATTCACTGCCGGTCGCCGGCTTGCTCGCTGTACTTGCGGTGTTGGTCTGCTGGCGGCGCTCGCCTCTCACGCACGGGCTCGTTGGTCGCAATGCTCTGGCGACAGCTGCGGCAGCCCTCGCCGTTCTGCCGAGCGTGTTCTCGGTGACCGCGGATGCCCCGGCGCGGCCGGTAGTGCTCGTCGCGGTGGGCGCCGCGCTGCTGCTCGTCTCCCCCGTTCTCCCCCATGAGTTGCGCGGGGTGCGCCTCCCGCTCATTGCCTCAGCTTCCGGGGCCGTCGCCGCGCTCGGTGCCGGCACGATTCGATCGCTCGTGCTCGTATCCGAACGCGGCGATACGGGCTTCGGTCTCGAGGGGTGGATTCTTCCCGGCGTCGCCGCAGCGGCAATCGCGGCATCCGTGTGGGCGCTGCGAGGCAACGCGCCTCGATGGGCCGCAGAATCGCTCGTTGTTCTGGCGGTCGCGGCCTTCGCCGTGCCGGAGGCCGCGGCGATTCTCTCGGGTGAATACCCGACGCTTCGTCTGCTCATCACCCTGGGACTACTCGGCGCCACTCACATCGGCGCTGTCCTGCTGGCGCGCGCACCGCTCGGCCGCGCAAGCGAATGGGTCTCTCTCGCCGTGATGGCTGTGCTGGCGTTCGCCGCGATAACCACCGGGCACGCCGATCCATTTGAGTTCGCGACAGTTCCGTTGGCGATTGCACTCGGCGCCGCCGGCTTTGTGCGCCTGGACGAGCGGGACTCGACGGGAAGCTGGGTGCAACTCGGCCCTGCCACGGCGGTGCTTCTGGTGCCGTCGTTGCTCGCCGACTTCGGCCCCTCACCGCTGTGGCGGGTGATAACGCTGGGCATCATCGCCATAGTCATCGTCATCGTCGCGGTGCTGCAGCGGTTGCAGGCGCCGCTGCTCATCGCGGCGGGGGTGCTCGTTGTGCACGCCATCGCGCAACTCTGGCCGTGGATCTCCGCAGCCTATGAGGCCGTGCAGTGGTGGCTGTGGCTCGGCATCGGGGGCGTGATTCTGATAGTGCTCGCCGCCACGTACGAGAAGCGAATCAGGGACGTGAAGGCGTTCGCGCGGTCGATTTCGTCGTTGCGTTGA
- a CDS encoding ATP-dependent Clp protease proteolytic subunit, whose product MADQAMPNSVFDRLLKDRIIWLGSEVRDENANEIAAKLLLLAAEDPHKDISLYVNSPGGSITAGMAIYDTMQFVPNDIVTVGIGMAASMGQLLLTAGTKGKRFITPNARVLLHQPHGGFGGTASDIQTQAQLILDMKKRLAEITAAQTGKSVEQINADGDRDRWFTAKEALEYGFVDHIRETALDVAAVTAGEAAH is encoded by the coding sequence ATGGCCGATCAGGCAATGCCCAACAGTGTTTTTGACAGACTGCTGAAAGACCGCATCATCTGGCTGGGCTCCGAGGTGCGTGATGAGAACGCGAACGAGATCGCGGCCAAGCTGCTGCTGCTCGCCGCGGAGGACCCGCACAAGGACATCTCTCTCTACGTGAACTCGCCCGGTGGTTCCATCACGGCTGGCATGGCCATCTACGACACCATGCAGTTCGTGCCCAACGACATCGTGACAGTCGGCATCGGCATGGCGGCATCCATGGGCCAGCTGCTTCTGACGGCCGGCACCAAGGGCAAGCGCTTCATCACGCCGAACGCGCGCGTGCTGCTGCACCAGCCCCACGGCGGCTTCGGTGGCACGGCCAGTGACATCCAGACGCAGGCACAGCTCATCCTCGACATGAAGAAGCGCCTCGCTGAGATCACTGCGGCCCAGACCGGCAAGAGCGTCGAGCAGATCAACGCCGATGGTGACCGAGACCGCTGGTTTACTGCGAAGGAAGCCCTCGAATACGGTTTCGTCGATCACATCCGCGAGACGGCACTGGATGTCGCCGCGGTCACCGCCGGCGAGGCCGCACACTAG
- a CDS encoding CsbD family protein, producing MGADDKIENAAEKAAGSAKESVGDATDNDKLKAEGKKDQAKADVKQAGEKIKDAFSE from the coding sequence ATGGGTGCCGATGACAAGATCGAAAACGCGGCCGAGAAGGCAGCCGGCAGCGCCAAAGAATCGGTCGGGGATGCCACCGACAATGACAAGCTGAAGGCCGAAGGAAAGAAGGACCAGGCCAAGGCTGACGTGAAGCAGGCTGGCGAGAAGATCAAGGACGCATTCTCCGAGTAA